From Vitis vinifera cultivar Pinot Noir 40024 chromosome 5, ASM3070453v1, the proteins below share one genomic window:
- the LOC104879408 gene encoding uncharacterized protein LOC104879408, producing the protein MLDLGVRQLEIHGDSNLVIQQTQGIWRTRDEKLKPYHAYLDLLADRFKELRYIHLPRVENQFVDMLATLASMIEIIAGVTVRPLLIEIRSAPAYCCLIGDIEDQDELS; encoded by the coding sequence ATGCTAGACCTTGGAGTCAGACAGTTGGAGATCCACGGGGATTCCAACTTGGTTATTCAGCAGACTCAAGGTATTTGGAGGACTCGGGATGAGAAGTTGAAGCCATATCATGCTTATTTGGATTTATTGGCTGATAGGTTTAAGGAGTTGAGATATATACATCTGCCCAGGGTAGAAAATCAGTTTGTTGATATGTTAGCCACCTTGGCTTCTATGATTGAGATTATTGCGGGAGTGACTGTGCGACCATTGTTGATTGAAATTAGGTCCGCACCAGcttattgttgtttgattgggGATATTGAGGACCAAGATGAGTTGTCCTag